In candidate division KSB1 bacterium, the genomic stretch ACTTTTTAAAAATGTGATGTTTATGCCAAGTTCGGAGTGCCCATTCAAAATTGGATAGCTTTTGTCAATTTATGAGTTTGCTGCCACATGGTCAAGTAGTATCGTGAACAATTTTCTGTTTGTTAGTTTTTTCACAAATCGACATCTTGCACCGAATCGCATGGTTCTTTTGGCGCTTCCGAACTATCCTCCGCGAAAAGTTCCGTTCTCGTTCGTCAAACAACGTATTGCGCGACTCTGCTCAGACGCCGAGTTGATTTTCCGCCGCAATTTCACCATCTTGTCAACGATTGGCAGCGTCAGTGCTGCCACGTCGCGCGCCCTTCCCCTCAAAGTCCATACGAAAGGTCGATCTGCTATGTCGCTCCTGCTCGCAAAACTTCGCCGCTCCTACCCCAAGTACCGCGACGAAATCAAAGAATTCGGTAAGTCACACGGGGATCAGGTCATCGGTCAGGTGACCGTCGGGCAACTGCTCGGCGGACAACGCGGTATCAACAGCTTGCTGTGCGATACCTCAACGGTTCCACCGGATCACGGAATGATCATCCGGAATTTCCCCGTCATCGAACTGGCGTGGAAACTGCCCGAAGAAATCTACTGGCTGTTGCTGACCGGTGAATTACCCTCCCCCGATGAGCTGAAAGACTTGCAAGCCGATCTCACGGCGCGCGCCAAAGTGCCGGCGTACATCTGGGAAGTGCTCGCGTCCTTCCCCAAGATCGCGCATCCCATGGCCGTCTTCAATACGTTGATTCTCGCCCTCGAAGGGGAATCCGTCTTCCGCAAACGCTACGACGAAGGCATCAAGAAGGACGAACTCTGGGAAGCGATGCTCGAGGACAGCCTGAATCTGGTCGCCTGGGTGCCGCAACTCGCCGCCGCCGTTTATCGCTGGAAGTATGACCTCGGCGCGCGGCTCGAACCGCGCCACGATCTGGACTGGGCGGCAAATTACGCGTACCTGCTCGGACTCCCCGATCCGAACGGCGGGCTCGCCCGGTTAATGCGCCTCTATATGGTGCTGCACAGCGACCACGAAAGCGGTAACGTCTCCGCGCACACCACGCACTGTGTTGGCTCCGCGCTGTCCGATGCCTACTACGCCGTCTCGGCCGGCCTCAACGGTCTCGCCGGACCGCTGCATGGATTGGCCAATCAAGAATGTCTGCAGTGGCTCAATTCCACCATCGAAAAGTTCAAGGGCAATCCGTCTGATGCGGAATTGGACAAGTTCGCCCATGCCACGCTCGATTCCGGACGCGTGATTCCGGGCTACGGCCATGCCGTGCTGCGCATCACCGATCCCCGCTTCGTCGCCTTCCGTCAGTTCGGCGAAAAGGAATGCCCGGACGCTCCGGTCTTCAAGCTCGCCGTACAAGTGTACGAAGTCGTGCCCAAGATCCTCCAGACCATTCAGAAGATCAAGGACCCGTGGCCGAACGTGGACGCAATTTCCGGCTCGCTCATTCACCATTACGGCATCACCCAGTACTCGTACTATACCGTGATGTTCGGCGTGTCGCGAGTGCTCGGATTGACGTCGCAACTCGTCGTCAACCGCGCCTGGGGCGAACCGATCGAGCGCCCCAAGAGCGTCACCTTCGAATGGCTGAAGAAACAAATCAAAGCCTGACCCCTCCGCCGCTTGCTGAGAGGCCGCTTCGGGGTTCCGGAGCGGCCTCTTGCGTTGAATCGAATTTGTGATTATGTTGGTGGCGGCTTGGTGAATTCGGCTCAAGTGAACGATTTCATATTTCTGATCGTCACCCCTTGACAATCCCCCTCCGGTGTAGTAGGTTATGTCCTGTCGGCACGCGATGCCCGATGGGAGCGGGGCGGCACGACATGCAAATTCCGCCGGGCAACCGGCGTTCATATCGGACTGAATGGTCGTATTCGGCTGAACTCAGGAGGACATTCCATGAAGAAGGACCTTCTCATCACGACGAGCGCACTCGCGCTCGTTTTTGTTTTGGCGGCGGCAGGGTGGAGCTGGGAGACGACGTGTTCCACGAGCTATGGCGGTGGCGGTTGGAATTCCTGCTCGTCAAGCGCAGTGACGGCAAGCGGCGGAACCTCAGCATCCGCGTATGTCATCGGTCCGTCTTCGACATTCAATTGCAGCAGCAGGTCGGCGGAAGCCAAGCACTCGGGTGACAACTATGTGATGAAGCATGTGGACTGCCCGAGCGGCACACCGATGGGCACATCCAGTTGCTGTGTGCGCGGCTCATGGACAGCAACCAACGGCCAGCAGTACTACGTGTCCGCAACGCAGACCCGGACCACGAATGCAAGCTGCGGTCCGGTGACCGGGCGGATCAACAATACGAACGATACTTGCAATCAGGAAGGGCCGCAGGGCGAATAGCATCTTCACGCGCCGCCTCGCTCTCCAACGCTTTTCGACCTGATCAAAGGAGTCGCTCATGCGACGGAATCTGACTTGCGTAATCGGGATCCTCGTATTGGGGGTCACGTTGTCCGGCCAGGCCACGATTCTCGACGTGCCCGGCCAGTATAGTGCGATCAGCACCGCCATCTCAGCGTCACAGATGGGTGATACCGTTCTTGTTCATCGCGGGACCTATCTT encodes the following:
- a CDS encoding citrate (Si)-synthase, producing the protein MSLLLAKLRRSYPKYRDEIKEFGKSHGDQVIGQVTVGQLLGGQRGINSLLCDTSTVPPDHGMIIRNFPVIELAWKLPEEIYWLLLTGELPSPDELKDLQADLTARAKVPAYIWEVLASFPKIAHPMAVFNTLILALEGESVFRKRYDEGIKKDELWEAMLEDSLNLVAWVPQLAAAVYRWKYDLGARLEPRHDLDWAANYAYLLGLPDPNGGLARLMRLYMVLHSDHESGNVSAHTTHCVGSALSDAYYAVSAGLNGLAGPLHGLANQECLQWLNSTIEKFKGNPSDAELDKFAHATLDSGRVIPGYGHAVLRITDPRFVAFRQFGEKECPDAPVFKLAVQVYEVVPKILQTIQKIKDPWPNVDAISGSLIHHYGITQYSYYTVMFGVSRVLGLTSQLVVNRAWGEPIERPKSVTFEWLKKQIKA